Proteins encoded by one window of ANME-2 cluster archaeon:
- a CDS encoding ATP-binding protein, with amino-acid sequence MVYVSRNLENLIKENLDKPEIIAILGPRQSGKTTLLKHIFQTLENAVFISFDDRMVLEMFVEDEKTFAELYVKNNRYLFIDEFPYAKEGGQKLKYIYDHYPDTKILVSGSSAPGLTIHGIKYLVGRIFVFNLYPLSFEEFLRYRNVELFDTYLSRKDAIRAYLYESGELPVISKPLMEMLNAIYDEYIVYGGYPRVAISKSGGEKRLVLKNIYSTYFLREIKDMLSLTTDFNLSRLIKALSIELGGLISYSSLGEVSGFDYKGLLWHLNILEKTFICKRIVPFFTNKRTEIIKIPKVYFFDNGFRNTIIDDFRPCDIRQDIGMLNEAFIFSQLTYGGVEVKFWRSKSKAEVDFIVEKEGRLIAIESKSSYQRKSKSLMHFKEKYEPYRTIIASREVLKDSDGVLYLPFAFITSILDNAGNNM; translated from the coding sequence GTGGTTTATGTAAGCAGAAATCTGGAGAACCTGATAAAGGAGAATCTTGACAAACCTGAAATAATTGCAATTCTCGGGCCAAGACAATCAGGAAAAACAACTCTTCTCAAGCATATTTTCCAGACTCTTGAAAATGCAGTGTTCATAAGTTTTGATGACAGGATGGTACTTGAGATGTTCGTTGAAGATGAGAAAACCTTCGCAGAACTTTATGTAAAGAATAATCGGTACCTCTTCATAGATGAGTTCCCGTATGCAAAGGAAGGGGGGCAGAAGTTAAAGTACATTTATGACCATTACCCGGATACAAAAATATTGGTATCAGGCTCTTCTGCTCCCGGGCTTACAATTCATGGTATTAAATATCTCGTAGGCAGGATATTTGTCTTCAACCTGTATCCACTTTCCTTTGAAGAGTTTCTAAGATACCGGAATGTGGAGCTTTTTGATACCTACCTGAGCAGGAAAGATGCAATTCGGGCGTATCTCTATGAAAGTGGCGAATTGCCTGTGATCAGCAAACCGCTTATGGAAATGCTAAACGCAATCTATGATGAGTATATTGTCTATGGCGGATATCCCAGGGTTGCAATCTCAAAGTCCGGTGGAGAAAAGAGGCTCGTTTTGAAGAATATATACAGCACTTATTTTTTACGGGAAATAAAGGATATGTTGAGCTTAACTACGGATTTTAACCTGAGCAGGCTAATCAAGGCGCTATCAATAGAACTTGGCGGGCTTATATCCTATTCAAGTCTTGGCGAAGTTTCAGGTTTTGACTATAAGGGGCTTTTATGGCATCTCAACATTCTTGAGAAAACATTTATCTGTAAAAGGATTGTTCCTTTTTTTACCAACAAAAGAACTGAGATAATCAAGATTCCAAAAGTGTATTTTTTTGACAATGGGTTCAGGAATACCATTATTGATGATTTCAGGCCCTGCGATATCAGGCAGGATATCGGCATGCTGAATGAGGCATTTATTTTTTCCCAGTTGACATATGGGGGTGTGGAAGTAAAGTTCTGGAGAAGTAAATCCAAGGCAGAAGTTGATTTTATTGTGGAAAAGGAAGGTAGGCTTATTGCTATAGAATCAAAGAGCAGCTACCAGCGCAAGTCAAAATCCCTGATGCATTTTAAAGAAAAGTATGAGCCCTACAGGACGATTATTGCATCAAGGGAGGTCCTCAAGGACAGTGATGGTGTATTATACCTGCCGTTCGCATTCATTACCTCGATACTCGATAATGCGGGCAATAACATGTAA